The Penicillium digitatum chromosome 6, complete sequence genome has a window encoding:
- a CDS encoding Allantoate permease has translation MLTPELNSGRPGPEQTATTEEPPATTEEPPATTEEPPATAEEPPATTEDPPATTEEPPATAEEPPATTEDPPATTEEPPATAEEPPATAEEPPATTEEPPATCKVPSEEPACTTNWSRETRHCSRIASCVCCVCKKEIQHVRNYNRGHRDCTEPQDRH, from the coding sequence cccccgaactgaactctggtagacccggtcctgagcagaccgctaccactgaagaaccgcctgctaccactgaagaaccgcctgctaccaccgaagaaccgcctgctaccgctgaagaaccgcctgctaccactgaagatccgcctgctaccaccgaagaaccgcctgctaccgctgaagaaccgcctgctaccactgaagatccgcctgctaccaccgaagaaccgcctgctaccgctgaagaaccgcctgctaccgctgaagaaccgcctgctaccaccgaagaaccgcctgctacctgtaaagtcccgtccgaggaacctgcctgcacgaccaactggtctcgagaaacgagacattgcagccgtatcgctagctgcgtgtgctgcgtatgcaagaaagaaatacagcatgttcgcaattacaaccgcggacatcgagactgcactgaaccccaagaccgacactga
- a CDS encoding Cystathionine beta-synthase (Beta-thionase), putative produces MASYLTGSEAFTREKQNTSDISTKSTAAWADKYRGATIEDLDPPPALSISSHDPVSTALMAAYERDYTHLTVISSTRRSLLGYLSIPRLRELLQSGAVKESDPVSAAMQRFNRKRGIYQVITMNTPLEELEQFFESEAGPNGEKREKQQFAVVTDVARKFVLGVATKADLEEFVKRRPT; encoded by the exons ATGGCATCATACCTGACCGGCAGCGAGGCCTTCACTCGGGAGAAGCAAAATACCTCCGACATAAGCACAAAATCTACAGCAGCCTGGGCTGACAAGTACCGCGGT GCAACGATTGAAGACCTCGACCCTCCCCCGGCgctctcgatctcctccCATGACCCAGTTTCTACAGCCCTAATGGCCGCCTACGAGCGCGACTACACGCATCTCACCGTTATCTCTTCGACAAGGCGCTCCCTGCTGGGCTACCTCAGCATCCCACGGCTACGAGAGCTGCTGCAGAGTGGCGCCGTGAAAGAAAGTGACCCAGTCTCAGCGGCTATGCAGCGTTTTAACCGTAAGCGCGGCATCTACCAGGTCATTACGATGAATACGCCACTCGAGGAGCTCGAGCAGTTCTTCGAGAGCGAGGCGGggccaaatggagagaagcGTGAGAAGCAGCAGTTCGCTGTTGTCACCGATGTGGCACGCAAGTTTGTACTTGGTGTTGCTACTAAAGCGGACTTGGAGGAGTTTGTGAAGCGCAGACCTACTTAA
- a CDS encoding TRNA dihydrouridine synthase (Smm1), putative yields the protein MANLATASATATAPAVVPRVPIPANGVDYRNKIVLAPMVRSGELPSRLLALKYGADLVWGPETIDRSLIGAERRVNPRNGTIEFTRMPSNGGRSNKPTKESIIYRIDPAREKGRLIFQIGTANPRLAVAAARVVAADVSGIDVNSGCPKPFSTSGGMGAALLRTPDLLVSILEYLVKEVGEPYNIGISVKIRILSNPEETEALVSRLVKTGITGLTVHCRTTPMRPRERAIRDQLPMVARICHEAGVACVMNGDVTSRDQGLALMDEYGVDGAMIATSAETNSSCFRTQEDGGVAPWRDVVYEYLRFCIESENRLGNTKYLLNMLIPGKDKEFKDAKLSRSYLDICRALKFEDLLPAAAGVDLILGLDEKWESAPSVTDTETLPEPKSKAVQNAMESEAARAAGGGAVRTKTASPAVHGGGPIRRSSAPQPAKVTQVDAEQPAVESTTPAAQSQAPSQLTV from the coding sequence ATGGCAAACCTCGCAACCGCATCTGCAACTGCCACCGCTCCGGCCGTTGTGCCGCGCGTGCCCATCCCCGCCAACGGCGTCGACTACCGCAACAAAATCGTACTTGCGCCAATGGTCCGGTCCGGCGAACTACCCTCACGCCTGCTGGCCCTGAAATATGGCGCCGATCTCGTTTGGGGCCCGGAAACAATTGACCGCTCTTTGATCGGTGCCGAGCGACGCGTGAACCCACGAAACGGCACGATCGAATTCACTCGCATGCCCAGCAACGGCGGACGCTCCAACAAACCAACCAAAGAATCCATCATCTACCGCATCGACCCAGCGCGTGAAAAAGGCCGACTGATCTTTCAAATTGGCACGGCCAACCCGAGGCTAGCAGTGGCAGCAGCGCGCGTCGTGGCCGCCGACGTCTCAGGTATCGATGTCAACTCCGGCTGCCCGAAACCATTCTCTACAAGCGGTGGCATGGGCGCTGCCCTCCTCCGCACCCCCGATCTTCTCGTCTCGATCCTAGAATATCTTGTTAAGGAAGTTGGCGAACCCTATAATATCGGCATCTCAGTCAAGATTCGCATCCTCTCGAACCCCGAAGAAACAGAGGCCCTTGTCTCCCGCCTTGTGAaaacaggcatcacaggCTTGACAGTCCACTGTCGCACAACTCCCATGCGGCCCCGCGAACGCGCAATCCGTGACCAGCTCCCCATGGTAGCGCGTATATGCCACGAGGCTGGCGTGGCGTGCGTGATGAACGGCGATGTGACTTCGCGTGACCAGGGTCTCGCGCTGATGGATGAGTACGGCGTTGACGGTGCTATGATTGCGACCTCCGCGGAGACCAACTCGTCTTGTTTCCGGACTCAGGAGGATGGCGGCGTCGCGCCGTGGCGGGATGTCGTCTACGAGTACTTGCGCTTCTGTATTGAGTCGGAGAATCGTCTGGGTAACACCAAGTACCTGCTTAACATGCTGATCCCCGGCAAAGACAAGGAATTTAAGGATGCGAAGCTGTCACGGTCGTATCTTGATATCTGCCGGGCGTTGAAGTTCGAAGATTTGCTTCCTGCTGCTGCGGGTGTTGATCTGATCCTCGGTCTGGATGAAAAGTGGGAGTCTGCCCCCAGTGTGACCGATACAGAAACCCTGCCTGAGCCTAAGTCTAAAGCTGTGCAGAATGCTATGGAGTCTGAAGCTGCTCGTGCGGCTGGCGGCGGTGCTGTCCGGACCAAGACGGCCTCGCCAGCTGTTCATGGAGGTGGTCCCATTCGGCGGTCCTCTGCTCCTCAGCCAGCTAAGGTTACCCAAGTTGATGCTGAGCAGCCAGCTGTTGAGTCTACTACTCCCGCTGCGCAGAGTCAGGCTCCCTCTCAGCTGACGGTGTAA
- a CDS encoding Vacuolar ATPase assembly integral membrane protein VMA21: MSARRPHNQSHADVATKPAKGTSDVAPAVPADVIYKLLGFTAAMIAGPIGMYFLTVNSIFRGSSTLAGIAAAVTANVVLFAYIYVAWTEDQEDRQAANKSSSKKSQ, encoded by the exons ATGTCTGCCCGTCGCCCCCACAACCAGTCCCACGCCGATGTTGCCACGAAACCTGCGAAAGGCACTTCTGACGTGGCCCCAGCTGTTCCTGC AGATGTGATATACAAGCTCCTCGGTTTTACGGCTGCCATGATTGCGGGCCCAATTGGCATGTATTTCTTGACCGTGAACTCAATCTTCAGAG GGAGCTCGACACTCGCCGGAATCGCCGCCGCGGTTACCGCCAACGTGGTCTTGTTCGCATATATCTACGTCGCCTGGACGGAAGACCAGGAGGACAGACAAGCAGCCAACAAGTCAAGTTCAAAGAAATCCCAGTAG
- a CDS encoding mitochondrial 54S ribosomal mL53 domain-containing protein: protein MDQSITEGDLSNRGGSNPRKHHLEKLPASHPLSPQTLLRPAHHQPQTATMTIPIATITTFRTAYNPFSRASRPCRLFLGMLRTPDTIPTSSPTHIDIKVKQLPRDSTESPTMTVGFKGGKELTLDVGKRGMKIGDVIEEVSRVGRALQREASLKN from the exons ATGG ACCAATCTATCACCGAGGGTGACCTATCCAACCGCGGCGGATCCAACCCCAGAAAACACCACCTTGAAAAACTTCCCGCTAGCCATCCACTCAG TCCGCAAACCCTCCTCCGCCCCGCTCACCACCAGCCTCAAACCGCAACAATGACCATTCCTATCGCTACGATAACCACCTTCCGAACCGCCTACAACCCCTTCTCCCGCGCCTCCCGGCCATGCCGCCTCTTTCTGGGCATGCTGCGCACACCAGACACTATCCCAACAAGCAGCCCAACCCACATCGATATCAAGGTCAAGCAATTGCCGCGCGACTCCACCGAGTCACCAACCATGACTGTCGGGTTTAAGGGCGGCAAGGAGCTTACGCTGGATGTAGGAAAGCGCGGGATGAAGATTGGCGATGTTATCGAGGAAGTGTCCCGTGTTGGCCGAGCCCTGCAGCGGGAGGCTAGTTTGAAGAACTAG
- a CDS encoding Protein transport membrane glycoprotein Sec20, putative — MSPMTALQGRVKELSTSLGQLQPLVDRLHDFTASSLGQIQPLVDRLRDFTASMGQGDEARLELGSEIHSRLKEAEQELELLRVEVEALENGSDSKRKISAVHGQKDAERERVISMAGRLAEDLKRTRREFRTAQLQAKRNAELAKRKERELLLSRSHSSEKKQPTEKFTQDDLVLNASNDVTSALRRTHQLMQAELSRSQFAQSTLEQSTAAISSLSESYSSLDTLLSSSRSLANSLLRSQKSDTWYLETAFYVLLGTIGWLLFRRVFYGPIWWLVWLPLQLIARVAFVTLGAAGLSNTALQSASQSIPAGVSTAIHQMATAATTATVTASVTAWEQEPSVPIDSDRVIDKIGDMVEDEKQKSVDIDNVTPEERARQAELPRNAKKRMFEAGMEDPVRDEL, encoded by the exons ATGTCCCCCATGACAGCTCTCCAGGGCCGCGTGAAAGAGCTCTCGACTTCCCTAGGACAATTACAACCCCTCGTGGATCGACTGCATGACTTCACTGCTTCTTCCCTGGGACAAATCCAGCCCCTCGTGGATCGATTGCGCGATTTTACTGCTTCTATGGGGCAGGGTGATGAAGCTCGCCTGGAACTTGGAAGTGAGATACATTCTCGGCTGAAGGAAGCCGAGCAAGAGCTAGAGCTGTTGCGTGTGGAGGTTGAAGCGCTTGAAAATGGTTCGGATAGCAAGCGCAAGATATCTGCTGTCCATGGACAGAAGGATGCTGAGAGGGAGCGGGTTATTTCTATGGCGGGGCGATTAGCTGAGGATCTCAAGAG AACACGACGTGAATTTCGAACTGCTCAGTTACAAGCGAAGCGAAACGCCGAACTCGCCAAGCGGAAGGAGAGAGAGTTGCTATTGTCAAGATCACACTCTTCGGAAAAGAAGCAGCCGACAGAGAAATTCACTCAGGATGATCTTGTTCTAAACGCTTCGAACGACGTGACATCTGCGCTACGCAGAACACATCAACTCATGCAGGCGGAGCTCTCCCGCAGCCAGTTTGCCCAATCGACTCTTG AACAATCTACCGCCGCAATCTCATCTCTGTCCGAGTCCTATAGCAGCCTTGACACACTTCTCTCTTCATCCCGCAGTCTCGCCAACTCTCTCCTCCGCTCCCAAAAGTCCGACACGTGGTATCTTGAGACTGCTTTCTATGTTCTCCTTGGGACAATTGGCTGGCTTCTCTTCCGACGTGTCTTCTACGGGCCCATTTGGTGGCTTGTGTGGCTACCTTTGCAACTCATCGCTCGGGTTGCGTTTGTAACTCTAGGTGCAGCAGGGCTGTCTAATACAGCTTTGCAGTCTGCTTCTCAGTCAATTCCGGCTGGTGTCTCTACGGCTATTCATCAAATGGCCACGGCGGCTACAACAGCAACCGTGACAGCAAGTGTCACTGCCTGGGAGCAAGAGCCGTCAGTACCAATCGACAGCGATCGCGTAATCGACAAAATCGGTGACATGGTTGAGGACGAGAAACAAAAGAGCGTAGACATTGACAATGTTACACCGGAGGAGAGGGCCAGACAAGCAGAGCTTCCCCGGAATGCCAAAAAGAGGATGTTTGAAGCCGGAATGGAGGATCCGGTACGAGACGAGCTGTAG
- a CDS encoding Inorganic diphosphatase, putative: protein MTYSIRKIGSPYTLEHRVFIEKDGVPVSPFHDIPLYANEQQTILNMVVEIPRWTNAKQEISKDDFLNPIKQDTKKGKLRFVRNCFPHKGYLWNYGAFPRTWEDPNSIHPETKAKGDNDPLDVCEIGELVGYTGQVKQVKVLGVMALIDEEETDWKIIVIDVNDPLAPKLNDIEDVERQLPGLMRATNEWFRIYKIPDGKPENQFAFSGECKNKKYAEDVIRECSDAWEKLVSGKTPRGEISLANSTIEGSADRVDQAQLAAIPRNETLPPAPIDGSIDKWFFISAYDRLPGGNYVLRFPEERTHF, encoded by the exons ATGACTTACTCTATCCGCAAGATTGGTTCCCCCTACACTCTTGAGCACCGTGTGTTCATTGAGAAGGATGGCGTCCCCGTCTCTCCCTTCCACGACATTCCTCTCTATGCCAATGAGCAGCAGACCATCCTGAACATGGTCGTTGAGATCCCTCGCTGGACCAATGCCAAGCAGGAG ATCTCCAAGGACGATTTCCTCAACCCCATCAAGCAGGACACCAAGAAGGGCAAGCTCCGCTTCGTCCGTAACTGCTTCCCCCACAAGGGCTACCTCTGGAATTATGGTGCCTTCCCCCGT ACCTGGGAGGACCCCAACTCTATCCACCCCGAGACCAAGGCCAAGGGCGACAACGATCCTCTCGACGTGTGCGAGATTGGTGAGCTTGTCGGCTACACCGGCCAGGTCAAGCAAGTTAAGGTTCTCGGTGTCATGGCTCTGATTGACGAGGAGGAGACCGACTGGAAGATCATTGTCATCGACGTCAATGATCCTCTTGCCCCTAAGCTCAACGACATCGAGGATGTCGAGCGTCAGCTTCCCGGCCTCATGCGCGCCACCAACGAGTGGTTCCGCATCTACAAGATCCCCGACGGAAAGCCCGAGAACCAGTTCGCTTTCTCCGGCGAGTGCAAGAACAAGAAGTACGCCGAGGATGTTATCCGCGAGTGCTCCGACGCCTGGGAGAAGCTTGTCTCCGGCAAGACCCCCCGTGGCGAGATCAGCCT TGCCAACTCCACCATTGAGGGCTCTGCCGACCGTGTTGACCAGGCTCAGCTCGCTGCCATCCCCCGCAACGAGACTCTGCCCCCTGCTCCCATTGATGGCAGCATTGACAAGTGGTTCTTCATCTCAG CCTATGATCGTCTGCCTGGCGGGAATTACGTTCTTCGATTTCCCGAGGAAAGGACCCATTTTTGA
- a CDS encoding Helicase, C-terminal, with translation MDESVHNTPPRDIKPVPSTPPGADYETIATLPAITPSQRLTQPTQLLEHPYSRPNNTVIQVAASSPIGPASSPPRRAQGGLLSSLIAPSGTQFRPLASRPTKRTPQFDLDDGPTYRGGSSDEDYHIQSTDIKPSMFAKTIRSPEKEKIMESPVRPDAGPMDRFREITTSAMYDPKNTGSAIKRAADQMSPPAPKGVAMKKARQGVPSRAQPVGAPDILLHEINDFRLRVKVERILKVMPHMTVRACMDAMLKAKGNYDDALQILANADAAAHGNDAVVIQSSDDELSASPATGPVPMAKQNIKARSTIQDKWAAMKQQPKNQDSDDEGKPRRRLIRGPKSDVSSRAVSPIRSIIINDDSPPKKKLGRLQKGRKAPSPDRSESPEAMMSDSDDSNVQVQGSTAGGLDSKVLKFFNTCPVQDLADIASIPEETAQIIISNRPYASLDEVRVVSAPVVETVKPKGKRGGKAPKPIGDKIVDKCIDMWTGYLAIDALVGEVAELGKPVAEEMKKWGVDTFGKKGDLEITNLAPSKSEHDSGIATPASERQSSESDEDSGKLVVSKRKSRFISQPSIMADDLVMKDYQVVGINWLALLFEKKLSCILADDMGLGKTCQVIGFLAHLFEKGIKGPHLIVVPSSTIENWLREFQKFCPVLNVMPYYAGLNERALIREEIEERRDEINVVITTYTIAKAKLDAKFLRDMDFTVCVYDEGHMLKNHQSQLYEKLIRIRARFRLLLTGTPLQNNLQELASLLGFILPSVFKEHKEDLHAVFSNKAKTTDESHATLLSQQRIERAKSMMKPFILRRKKHQVIDLPAKHSHVGWCQMKPSQVKIYDHEKEQVRQLLADRAAGKKTGSKSANILMKLRQAAIHPLLARRHYTDEILQKMAKACLKEDKWSLSDPKIILEELMPYNDFECHHMCVENPNSLGKFKLKNNEWMDSGKVEHLKDLLTRFIANGDRTLIFSQFTMVMDILEHVLETLKIEFVRLDGRTNVEDRQSILDAFHERTEIPVFLLSTKAGGAGINLACANRVVIFDSSFNPQEDVQAENRAHRVGQTREVEIYRLVTKSTIEEQIYALGQTKLALDQAVAGDDEAGAKKGEEAGMKVVEGMMMAELQMKTEK, from the coding sequence ATGGATGAATCTGTCCATAATACTCCTCCTCGAGATATAAAACCCGTTCCGAGTACCCCCCCGGGTGCAGACTACGAAACTATTGCCACTCTTCCAGCGATAACCCCGTCGCAAAGATTGACCCAACCAACACAACTACTTGAACATCCTTACTCGCGACCAAATAACACTGTCATTCAAGTTGCTGCGTCATCACCCATAGGTCCAGCCTCTTCTCCTCCCCGCCGAGCTCAAGGCGGTTTACTTTCATCCTTAATCGCTCCTTCTGGGACGCAATTCCGACCTCTTGCCTCTCGTCCTACAAAACGAACACCGCAGTTTGATCTCGACGACGGCCCGACATATCGAGGGGGCTCCTCAGACGAAGATTATCACATACAAAGTACAGATATCAAACCGTCTATGTTTGCGAAAACCATCCGGAGTcccgaaaaagaaaagatcatgGAGTCGCCCGTCCGCCCTGACGCCGGGCCAATGGATCGGTTCCGAGAAATTACAACCTCTGCCATGTACGATCCGAAGAACACTGGAAGTGCAATCAAACGGGCCGCAGATCAGATGAGTCCACCGGCACCTAAGGGGGTTGCTATGAAAAAAGCCCGCCAAGGTGTGCCCTCTCGCGCACAACCCGTGGGAGCTCCAGACATCCTGCTTCATGAGATCAACGACTTCAGACTCCGCGTCAAAGTTGAGCGCATTCTCAAAGTTATGCCGCACATGACTGTTCGAGCCTGTATGGACGCCATGTTGAAAGCAAAGGGCAACTACGACGACGCCCTCCAAATCCTTGCCAACGCGGATGCTGCCGCCCATGGAAATGATGCTGTGGTTATTCAGTCCTCTGATGATGAATTGAGTGCTTCTCCGGCTACGGGCCCGGTTCCCATGGCCAAGCAGAACATTAAAGCTCGTAGCACCATTCAGGATAAGTGGGCGGCAATGAAGCAGCAGCCCAAAAACCAGGATTCCGACGACGAAGGAAAGCCTCGCCGCCGACTCATTCGTGGACCCAAGTCTGATGTCTCCTCCCGTGCTGTTTCTCCTATTCGTTCTATCATTATCAACGATGACAGCCCCCCGAAAAAGAAGTTGGGACGGCTCCAGAAGGGTCGCAAAGCCCCTTCCCCTGACCGATCCGAGTCTCCCGAGGCTATGATGAGCGATTCGGACGATTCCAATGTTCAGGTCCAAGGATCCACCGCTGGCGGTTTGGACTCCAAGGTCTTGAAATTCTTCAACACATGCCCTGTGCAGGATCTCGCTGATATCGCCTCCATCCCCGAAGAAACTGCTCAAATTATCATTTCAAACCGTCCCTACGCGTCCCTCGATGAGGTGCGTGTTGTCTCTGCTCCAGTTGTAGAGACCGTGAAGCCCAAGGGCAAGAGAGGAGGTAAAGCCCCTAAGCCTATTGGAGACAAGATTGTCGACAAGTGTATCGATATGTGGACTGGATATCTGGCCATTGATGCCCTTGTTGGGGAGGTCGCAGAACTCGGCAAACCAGTCGCCGAGGAAATGAAGAAATGGGGTGTCGACACCTTCGGGAAAAAGGGCGACTTGGAAATTACCAACCTTGCTCCTTCCAAATCAGAACACGACTCTGGTATTGCTACTCCCGCATCTGAACGCCAATCTTCTGAAAGTGATGAGGATAGCGGAAAATTGGTTGTTTCCAAGCGCAAATCTCGTTTCATCTCACAGCCCTCCATCATGGCCGATGACTTGGTGATGAAGGATTACCAGGTTGTGGGCATCAACTGGCTGGCATTGTTGTTTGAAAAGAAACTCAGCTGCATTCTGGCTGACGACATGGGCCTGGGCAAGACTTGCCAGGTCATTGGTTTCCTCGCGCATCTGTTTGAGAAGGGGATCAAGGGCCCTCACCTAATTGTTGTCCCATCTTCCACCATTGAAAATTGGCTTCGCGAGTTCCAGAAGTTTTGTCCGGTCTTGAACGTGATGCCTTACTACGCTGGTCTCAATGAGCGTGCTCTCATCCGCGAGGAAATTGAGGAAAGACGTGATGAGATCAACGTTGTGATCACTACCTACACGATTGCCAAGGCGAAGCTTGATGCCAAATTCTTGCGTGACATGGATTTCACTGTTTGTGTCTATGATGAAGGACACATGCTGAAGAACCATCAATCTCAACTTTACGAAAAGTTGATTCGAATTCGGGCGCGATTCCGTCTGCTTCTCACTGGCACCCCTCTCCAGAACAACTTGCAGGAGCTAGCATCTCTCCTCGGCTTTATTCTTCCTTCGGTCttcaaggagcacaaggaagaTCTTCATGCAGTGTTCTCCAACAAAGCAAAGACGACCGATGAGTCCCACGCTACTCTTCTATCTCAGCAGCGCATTGAGCGCGCGAAGTCCATGATGAAGCCCTTTATCCTCCGACGAAAGAAGCACCAGGTCATTGACCTTCCCGCCAAGCACTCCCATGTTGGTTGGTGCCAAATGAAACCTTCTCAGGTCAAGATTTATGACCATGAAAAAGAACAAGTGCGTCAGCTGCTGGCAGACCGTGCCGCTGGAAAGAAGACTGGCTCCAAGTCTGCCAACATTCTTATGAAGTTGCGCCAGGCCGCCATTCACCCTCTCCTTGCACGTCGTCACTATACCGATGAAATTCTGCAGAAGATGGCCAAGGCCTGCTTGAAGGAAGACAAGTGGTCGCTATCTGACCCTAAGATCATTCTTGAGGAACTTATGCCGTACAACGACTTCGAGTGCCACCACATGTGTGTGGAAAATCCCAACTCCCTCGGCAAGTTCAAGCTCAAGAACAACGAATGGATGGACTCTGGCAAGGTGGAGCACCTCAAAGATCTTCTCACCCGTTTTATCGCGAATGGGGATCGCACCCTCATCTTCTCTCAATTCACAATGGTCATGGACATTCTTGAGCATGTCCTGGAAACCCTGAAAATCGAGTTCGTCCGCCTGGATGGCCGCACGAACGTCGAGGATCGCCAGTCCATTCTTGACGCCTTCCACGAGCGCACTGAGATCCCCGTCTTCCTCCTGTCCACCAAggccggtggtgctggtaTTAACTTGGCCTGTGCGAACCGCGTGGTCATTTTCGACTCTTCCTTCAACCCCCAGGAAGATGTGCAGGCCGAGAACCGTGCCCACCGAGTCGGGCAGACCCGTGAGGTTGAAATCTACCGTCTGGTGACCAAGAGCACCATTGAGGAGCAGATCTACGCACTGGGCCAGACCAAGTTGGCACTCGACCAGGCCGTTGCTGGAGATGACGAGGCTGGCGCCAAGAAGGGCGAGGAGGCCGGCATGAAGGTCGTTGAGGGAATGATGATGGCCGAGCTGCAGATGAAGACAGAGAAGTGA
- a CDS encoding Protein transport membrane glycoprotein Sec20, putative: MAASFFNNKARAAAAAASSSSKLKAGDNKEDSTRLQPWVEKYRPKTLDDVAAQDHTTKVLRRTLQASNLPHMLFYGPPGTGKTSTILALAKSLFGPALYRSRILELNASDERGIGIVRDKVKNFARAQLSQPTGLDAAYRAQYPCPPFKIIILDEADSMTQDAQSALRRTMETYSRITRFCLVCNYVTRIIEPLASRCSKFRFKMLDNNAAGDRISNIAAQEGLRLEDGVVDTLIRCGEGDLRRAITYLQSAARLVGATKPPTGKDADDDAVMTDAGSNSSVITVRTIEEIAGVLPEEILDSLVEAMQPKSGGSVYEAISGVITDLVADGWSATQLVGQLYRRVVFNEAIPDIQKNKIVMLFSEMDKRLVDGSDEHLSMLDLSLRIAGVLRGN, from the exons AtggctgcttcttttttcAATAATAAGGCTCGtgccgctgccgctgccgcaTCCAGCAGCTCTAAGCTTAAGGCTGGCGACAACAAGGAAGATTCTACTCGGCTCCAACCCTGGGTTGAGAAATA TCGCCCCAAGACCCTGGATGATGTCGCTGCGCAAGACCACACGACCAAAGTCTTGCGACGCACTCTGCAAGCTTCGAAT CTTCCCCACATGCTCTTCTACGGACCCCCCGGCACAGGAAAAACATCCACAATCCTCGCTCTCGCCAAATCCCTCTTCGGGCCAGCCCTTTACCGCTCCCGAATTTTAGAGCTGAACGCCTCCGACGAGCGCGGTATCGGCATCGTCCGCGACAAAGTGAAGAATTTCGCCCGAGCCCAGCTCTCCCAGCCAACAGGCCTAGATGCTGCCTATCGCGCACAGTACCCATGCCCACCGTTCaagatcatcatcctcgacgaGGCCGACAGCATGACGCAAGACGCACAGTCCGCTCTGCGCCGCACGATGGAGACATATAGTCGGATCACGCGGTTTTGTCTCGTTTGCAACTATGTCACACGCATCATCGAGCCGCTTGCTAGTAGATGCAGCAAGTTCCGATTTAAGATGCTGGATAATAACGCTGCTGGTGACCGGATCTCAAATATCGCGGCGCAGGAGGGCTTGCGGCTGGAGGATGGAGTTGTCGATACGCTTATCCGATGTGGGGAGGGTGATTTACGTCGAGCTATCACGTATCTGCAGAGTGCGGCACGCTTGGTCGGTGCCACGAAGCCACCGACTGGGAAGGATGCTGACGATGATGCCGTGATGACGGATGCTGGTAGCAACTCTAGTGTGATAACGGTTCGCACCATTGAAGAAATTGCTGGTGTGCTGCCAGAGGAAATTTTGGATTCTCTTGTGGAGGCTATGCAGCCCAAGAGTGGCGGGTCGGTCTACGAGGCCATCTCGGGGGTGATTACCGATCTTGTGGCTGATGGCTGGAGTGCTACGCAGCTTGTTGGACAG TTATATCGACGTGTAGTGTTCAACGAAGCAATCCCCGATATCCAGAAAAACAAGATTGTCATGCTCTTCTCAGAGATGGACAAGCGGCTAGTTGACGGGTCCGATGAGCATCTCTCCATGTTGGACCTATCATTGCGCATTGCTGGAGTCCTTCGTGGGAATTGA